The following coding sequences lie in one Alicyclobacillus curvatus genomic window:
- a CDS encoding peptidoglycan-binding protein — translation MTKKNIYLNGQEIEKGVPGFALGGTTYMPIWYVMHALDMAGYTSKWSGSAWDFMPPSSVKVNKTNIQPGTGSMSISLGGTLVQKVNGVQAVDPNSKKDTTFMPVWYVMQTLKRAGVTSAWDGTNWKLSVSGAPIATSHPTLQIGAQGPAVKELQQLLKITADGVFGPQTAQAVKSFQAKNHLTADGVVGPQTWSALLK, via the coding sequence ATGACGAAGAAGAACATCTACTTGAATGGTCAAGAAATTGAGAAGGGCGTTCCGGGCTTCGCACTTGGCGGGACCACCTACATGCCGATTTGGTATGTCATGCACGCGCTTGACATGGCGGGTTATACGAGTAAGTGGAGCGGATCGGCTTGGGACTTCATGCCGCCCTCCAGTGTGAAGGTCAACAAGACCAACATTCAACCGGGCACGGGCAGCATGTCCATCAGCCTCGGCGGCACGCTGGTGCAAAAGGTGAATGGTGTGCAGGCAGTCGATCCGAACAGCAAGAAAGACACCACCTTCATGCCGGTTTGGTACGTGATGCAAACCTTGAAGCGCGCTGGAGTTACGAGCGCGTGGGACGGCACCAACTGGAAACTGTCTGTGAGCGGTGCACCGATTGCAACTTCCCACCCAACCCTCCAGATTGGCGCACAGGGTCCTGCAGTCAAGGAATTGCAGCAGTTGCTGAAGATTACGGCTGACGGCGTATTCGGTCCGCAGACCGCGCAGGCTGTGAAGAGCTTCCAAGCGAAGAACCACTTGACTGCGGATGGCGTCGTTGGTCCGCAAACTTGGTCCGCGCTGTTGAAATAA
- a CDS encoding capsular biosynthesis protein: MEELELREYWHIIRKRWLLVVLIPVIAVIISGLLSFFVIKPQYQATTTLLVNQKMSSNSSLQYQDVVTSQALVNTYTNIIKSENIESTVISNLHLKLTPAQINSMVAVSSPNQSQVIQVDVTSPSYNEAMQIANQLASVFQQKAQVLMNVENVQIIDEALQQASPHPVKPNKKLNVAIALILGLMVSVGLAFLLEYLDNRIRSEEDVRRYLNLPVLGTVMDFDTK; encoded by the coding sequence ATGGAAGAACTTGAGTTGAGAGAGTACTGGCATATCATTCGTAAACGCTGGCTGCTTGTCGTCCTAATCCCCGTGATTGCAGTTATTATTAGCGGTCTGCTATCGTTTTTTGTCATTAAACCACAATACCAGGCAACGACGACACTGCTCGTTAATCAGAAGATGAGCAGCAATAGCTCCCTGCAATACCAAGATGTCGTGACCAGCCAGGCGCTTGTGAACACGTACACCAACATTATCAAAAGCGAAAACATCGAGTCGACAGTCATCTCCAACTTGCACCTGAAACTGACGCCTGCGCAGATAAACTCCATGGTCGCTGTGTCGTCACCGAACCAGTCCCAGGTGATTCAGGTCGACGTCACTTCGCCGTCTTACAACGAGGCGATGCAAATCGCGAATCAACTGGCGAGCGTGTTTCAACAGAAAGCGCAAGTTTTGATGAACGTCGAGAACGTCCAGATTATCGACGAAGCACTGCAACAAGCCAGCCCGCATCCCGTCAAGCCAAACAAGAAGTTGAACGTAGCCATCGCGCTTATTCTTGGCCTCATGGTCAGCGTCGGTCTCGCATTCTTGCTGGAGTACCTCGATAACCGCATTCGCTCTGAAGAGGATGTGCGCCGCTACTTGAACCTGCCAGTCCTCGGTACCGTGATGGACTTCGATACGAAATAA
- a CDS encoding CpsD/CapB family tyrosine-protein kinase, with product MTLTQESADFCRIPWSLSLLFKGVCRELSLSSKKPVPIAQSDPRSPITEAYRTIRTNLQFASAVDDIKVVLLTSALPSEGKTSTVSNTAVVTAEAGKKVLLIDADMRKPQIHQRFQISNLRGLSTVLIREGALGDCIVPSDTEGLFLLPSGPIPPNPSELLASKRFAELIQECREQFDLIFIDSPPVLSVSDALILTRSSDGVVFVLDAQATNRKLAQKAVASLQQIQAKLLGVVLNRVKNEPGNSYYYYHYYSSGNSASV from the coding sequence ATGACTCTTACGCAGGAATCTGCCGATTTCTGTCGAATCCCATGGAGTCTATCGTTACTTTTCAAGGGAGTGTGCCGAGAATTGTCACTATCGAGCAAAAAACCGGTACCTATTGCTCAATCTGACCCAAGGTCTCCAATTACGGAGGCATACCGCACCATCCGCACGAATCTTCAGTTTGCAAGTGCCGTGGACGATATTAAAGTGGTTTTGCTGACAAGCGCGCTTCCGTCAGAGGGAAAGACATCGACGGTCAGTAATACAGCAGTCGTCACCGCCGAAGCGGGTAAAAAAGTACTGCTCATCGACGCTGACATGCGTAAGCCCCAGATTCACCAGCGTTTTCAGATTTCGAATCTGCGCGGGTTGAGTACGGTCTTGATTCGCGAGGGAGCTTTAGGTGACTGTATCGTTCCGTCGGATACCGAGGGGTTATTCTTGCTTCCAAGCGGCCCCATTCCACCCAATCCATCCGAGCTTTTGGCGTCAAAGCGCTTCGCTGAGCTTATTCAAGAATGCCGCGAACAGTTTGACCTTATTTTCATCGACAGCCCGCCGGTGTTGTCTGTGTCGGATGCGCTCATTTTGACGAGATCGTCAGACGGGGTTGTCTTTGTCTTGGACGCGCAAGCGACCAATCGCAAGCTCGCACAAAAGGCAGTCGCGTCTTTACAGCAGATTCAAGCGAAGCTGCTTGGGGTCGTCTTAAATCGCGTCAAGAACGAACCTGGAAACTCGTACTATTACTATCATTACTACAGCAGCGGAAATTCCGCATCTGTATAA
- a CDS encoding aldose 1-epimerase — MTILVWRQEGPGFTQWILENQHWRLTVAPDLGGMAVSLIHRPSGEELLRRPFNRQAWENEPYLYGIPVLFPPGRITGGTFQWRGMRYEWPRNDTRGPNHLHGFVWNKPWKVTDIRGRLAVSSSAEVEDALKQYLGAATQLTITYELDDQTVLIKTTVRNPGPRAIPLALGFHTTWDLSKHDWLVTIPDGHAWKRTPDGGAQLVEEPERLMRLRTSAERCTKVVDDVCYRINDGVDTEILMEHPSRPLKFRWCSDASFRHLVIYRPTENSPFICVEPWTWASNAPNLAFRPDVTGVSGLASGEFRQFCYSISVVTENGHYE; from the coding sequence GTGACGATCTTGGTTTGGCGGCAAGAGGGACCGGGGTTTACCCAATGGATTCTTGAAAACCAGCACTGGAGACTTACGGTCGCGCCAGATCTCGGTGGTATGGCTGTTTCGCTGATTCATCGCCCGTCTGGCGAGGAACTCTTACGACGTCCGTTCAATCGACAGGCTTGGGAAAACGAACCTTACCTTTATGGTATCCCCGTTCTTTTTCCACCCGGACGCATTACCGGCGGCACATTCCAGTGGCGGGGAATGCGGTACGAATGGCCGCGCAACGACACGCGTGGGCCCAACCATCTACACGGGTTTGTCTGGAATAAACCGTGGAAGGTTACGGACATCCGAGGGCGGTTGGCCGTATCGTCATCAGCCGAAGTCGAGGATGCTTTAAAACAGTACTTGGGAGCGGCGACGCAACTAACCATTACGTACGAACTAGATGACCAGACGGTGCTGATTAAAACCACGGTTAGAAACCCTGGGCCGCGTGCCATTCCACTGGCGCTCGGATTTCATACTACTTGGGATCTATCAAAACACGATTGGCTAGTGACCATTCCTGATGGACACGCGTGGAAAAGGACACCCGACGGTGGAGCACAGCTTGTCGAAGAGCCAGAGCGGCTGATGCGCCTACGTACGTCGGCCGAGCGGTGTACCAAGGTGGTGGATGATGTCTGTTATCGAATTAACGACGGGGTCGACACCGAGATTCTTATGGAACATCCCAGCAGACCACTTAAGTTTCGGTGGTGTTCCGATGCGTCGTTCCGCCATTTGGTTATCTATCGCCCCACTGAGAACAGCCCATTTATCTGCGTAGAGCCTTGGACATGGGCCTCGAATGCCCCCAACCTCGCTTTTCGCCCGGATGTGACTGGTGTTAGCGGCCTTGCTTCCGGCGAATTCCGCCAATTCTGTTACAGCATCAGTGTTGTGACAGAGAATGGTCACTACGAGTGA
- a CDS encoding class II fructose-bisphosphate aldolase, whose translation MIGDIKQLLSQARSQISAVPAFNVDSVDMALAVIEAAEQSDTGIIIQVTADTLNIWGWQFLSRTLLSLAQDATIPVALMLDHAKRFEDIQRAIDLGFRAVMFDGSALPLSENIEATRSVVAYAYPLECFVEGEVGHVARAGEPPEWEHLTTVDEASEYVEATKVGALAVAVGSKHGEYRNPEDIKVERVHEIYAALRLPLVLHGGSGMPPQLLAPVIRGGITKINVGTELRHTWWDGIDQSHHAKPREALLTARFKVQKRALELIEQFKPRFGEEQ comes from the coding sequence GTGATTGGCGATATCAAACAACTGTTGTCCCAAGCCAGATCACAGATTTCGGCAGTACCAGCTTTCAATGTGGATTCAGTGGACATGGCATTGGCGGTAATTGAAGCAGCGGAACAGAGTGACACCGGTATTATCATACAAGTGACCGCTGACACACTTAACATCTGGGGTTGGCAATTTCTGAGCCGTACCCTTTTATCTTTGGCACAGGATGCTACAATACCAGTGGCATTGATGCTCGACCATGCAAAGAGGTTCGAGGACATACAACGCGCGATTGATCTAGGTTTTAGAGCCGTCATGTTTGACGGTTCTGCTCTACCTCTGTCGGAAAACATCGAGGCTACCCGCAGTGTTGTAGCCTATGCCTATCCTCTCGAATGTTTTGTAGAGGGAGAGGTGGGGCACGTCGCACGAGCTGGTGAGCCTCCGGAGTGGGAGCACCTAACCACCGTCGATGAAGCAAGTGAGTATGTTGAGGCAACAAAAGTCGGGGCACTTGCTGTGGCTGTTGGGAGTAAGCACGGTGAATATAGGAATCCGGAGGACATAAAGGTCGAACGTGTTCACGAGATTTATGCCGCACTGCGTTTGCCTTTGGTGCTTCATGGCGGAAGCGGGATGCCTCCTCAATTGTTGGCTCCCGTAATTCGCGGCGGAATTACCAAGATCAATGTTGGTACAGAACTTCGTCATACATGGTGGGATGGGATTGATCAGTCGCATCATGCCAAACCTCGTGAGGCTTTATTAACAGCACGTTTCAAGGTCCAGAAGCGAGCGCTGGAGTTAATTGAGCAATTCAAACCTCGTTTCGGTGAAGAACAGTGA
- a CDS encoding ROK family protein: MDEAVLGIDIGGTKALIGIGTMTGKVLCEKRLDVRQHGDAQSVIDAVVELARPIVDTYHPKAVGISTMGITLEDRVLLAPNVTGWEELILPSYFADAFPNRRISIANDVKAALLAEMRWGSLNTGRPVAYLNLGTGISLVFGNEGVVWDGAHKASGEIAYSWQQGERGYATGHAPLEESVGGGALDREAERLFGLSGGLQEVFNIWDSRPEVKRWMAAVLERIARVVGNVLLVLDVDRVAIGGGQVAQFEKIVRVFGSVWNEYLPFPPDIVPARFRHAAGLMGAIALGVDAL, translated from the coding sequence GTGGATGAGGCTGTATTGGGAATTGATATTGGAGGAACCAAGGCATTAATCGGGATTGGAACCATGACTGGCAAAGTGCTTTGTGAAAAGCGGCTTGATGTGAGGCAGCATGGCGATGCTCAGTCTGTCATTGACGCGGTAGTAGAATTGGCGCGCCCGATTGTCGACACGTATCATCCAAAGGCAGTTGGGATTAGCACCATGGGGATCACATTGGAAGACCGGGTCCTTCTAGCTCCGAATGTTACCGGGTGGGAAGAACTCATTCTACCCAGTTACTTTGCAGACGCGTTCCCTAATCGTCGGATTTCCATAGCTAACGATGTGAAGGCCGCTCTGTTAGCAGAAATGCGGTGGGGATCGCTCAATACAGGCCGACCGGTTGCATACCTCAATCTCGGAACTGGAATTTCCTTGGTTTTTGGTAATGAAGGGGTAGTTTGGGATGGGGCTCACAAGGCATCTGGCGAGATTGCTTACAGTTGGCAACAAGGGGAGAGGGGCTACGCTACGGGACATGCGCCGCTTGAAGAATCGGTTGGAGGTGGCGCATTGGACAGGGAAGCAGAACGACTCTTCGGATTATCAGGAGGGTTACAAGAGGTGTTTAACATCTGGGATTCGCGACCTGAGGTTAAGCGATGGATGGCAGCAGTCCTCGAGCGAATTGCACGGGTCGTCGGCAACGTTCTATTGGTGTTAGACGTTGACCGCGTCGCTATCGGTGGGGGACAGGTGGCCCAATTCGAAAAAATTGTTAGAGTGTTCGGAAGCGTTTGGAACGAGTATCTTCCTTTTCCACCAGACATAGTCCCTGCCCGGTTTCGTCACGCTGCCGGCTTGATGGGGGCTATTGCCTTAGGAGTGGATGCCTTGTGA
- a CDS encoding DeoR/GlpR transcriptional regulator: MRRHQEIIELLRTTGVVSVSELAERYECSPSTIRRDIGILSRTVDELRRLHGAVAMKPEMLEQNFQEKLTQAYQQKVDIAAAVVEHLPESGVIGLNGGTTTTLVARQLAKTKRNLTVVTNAVNISFELTGSSVSVVVIGGALRPSNYETTGRMAEENLRGLHLDVAVLGANGLDPRFGASTSAELEAAVGRTFADQADEVIIVADSTKLGERALFQMVDWSSIRYVATDAGANDLLLQWGGRRNTPEDLPATVWEVQTRG, encoded by the coding sequence ATGCGCCGACATCAAGAAATCATAGAACTTCTGAGAACTACTGGTGTTGTGTCTGTCAGTGAGTTGGCCGAACGGTATGAGTGCTCGCCGTCCACCATTCGACGTGACATCGGGATTCTATCAAGAACAGTCGATGAGCTTCGCAGGTTGCATGGTGCCGTCGCAATGAAACCAGAAATGCTTGAGCAGAACTTTCAGGAGAAACTAACCCAGGCGTACCAACAGAAGGTAGACATCGCCGCCGCTGTCGTTGAGCATTTGCCAGAATCCGGTGTTATTGGATTGAACGGTGGTACCACAACAACGTTAGTCGCACGTCAACTGGCTAAGACAAAACGAAATTTGACAGTGGTAACGAACGCAGTAAATATCTCCTTCGAATTGACGGGGTCTTCGGTGTCAGTCGTTGTAATAGGTGGTGCACTCCGTCCATCAAACTATGAGACTACGGGGCGAATGGCGGAGGAAAACCTGCGTGGACTACACCTTGATGTGGCGGTGCTCGGTGCCAATGGGCTCGATCCTCGGTTTGGCGCCAGCACTTCCGCCGAACTTGAGGCAGCAGTCGGTCGTACATTTGCCGACCAGGCCGACGAAGTTATTATCGTAGCTGACAGTACGAAGTTGGGTGAAAGGGCTCTTTTCCAGATGGTTGACTGGTCATCTATCCGCTACGTGGCCACTGATGCAGGCGCCAACGATCTTCTTCTCCAGTGGGGAGGGCGCCGGAATACGCCAGAAGATCTGCCGGCGACGGTCTGGGAGGTGCAGACTCGTGGATGA
- a CDS encoding carbohydrate ABC transporter substrate-binding protein, whose translation MKKRLGLGLGGVLVVTGMLSGCGSAASGGNTSASSGGKTTITYWSMWNPGEPQQVVLQDEINAFEKSHPNIQVQVEWDGRQVLNKVERAISAGNPPDLTDQSGGETTGALIAKNLATPIDQLLQQDAYGSSKPLKDSFLGTTIDQYKFNGHYYFMPYEFITGGIWYNKVLFNKYNLQPPTTWSQLVSLTQQLKSHGVSPIALDGQDSSYAAYWYNWLAARVAGPDALLKAASDPSGKAWSNPKLLQAAQMEEQLIQAGDFEPGYQGSVYPAAQTAWAQGKSGMILLMDWITSETQKYAGSNFQYAMTPFPQVGSGKTTDMPSYLEGFVIPKNAPHLKATETFLNWLMTPKHLQGISTKALNFTDLKGDPTPSTLTSIEPTLKQATSFYDPHGGVYAKASGWTSSVYFPTNEEFIGGKLTPQQFITTLQQSTVQYLKAHNNSPE comes from the coding sequence ATGAAAAAGAGGTTAGGTTTAGGGCTCGGTGGGGTGCTCGTGGTTACCGGAATGTTGTCTGGGTGCGGGAGTGCCGCATCAGGTGGGAATACCAGCGCATCATCTGGCGGCAAGACCACGATCACATATTGGTCAATGTGGAATCCCGGCGAACCTCAGCAGGTTGTTCTTCAGGATGAAATTAACGCCTTTGAAAAGTCTCACCCGAATATCCAGGTTCAAGTCGAATGGGATGGTCGTCAGGTTTTAAACAAGGTCGAACGAGCAATTTCAGCCGGAAACCCTCCGGACCTTACTGACCAAAGCGGTGGCGAAACGACCGGAGCATTAATAGCAAAGAACCTGGCAACTCCAATTGACCAGTTGCTGCAACAAGATGCGTATGGTTCAAGCAAGCCATTGAAGGACTCGTTCCTTGGTACGACGATCGACCAATATAAGTTTAATGGTCACTACTACTTTATGCCCTATGAATTCATCACTGGGGGCATTTGGTATAACAAGGTGCTGTTCAACAAGTATAATCTGCAGCCTCCAACTACTTGGTCTCAACTGGTCAGCCTGACCCAGCAGTTGAAGAGTCACGGAGTATCCCCAATTGCATTGGATGGTCAGGATAGCAGTTACGCTGCATATTGGTACAATTGGCTGGCTGCTCGTGTTGCGGGTCCAGACGCTTTGTTGAAAGCAGCATCCGACCCAAGCGGCAAGGCTTGGTCTAATCCGAAGCTCTTGCAGGCAGCCCAGATGGAGGAACAGCTCATTCAAGCAGGTGACTTTGAGCCTGGTTACCAAGGGAGCGTGTACCCTGCGGCACAAACGGCATGGGCTCAGGGCAAGAGCGGCATGATTTTGCTCATGGACTGGATCACTAGTGAAACCCAGAAGTATGCGGGTTCGAATTTCCAGTACGCGATGACGCCGTTCCCTCAAGTAGGGAGTGGAAAAACGACTGATATGCCGTCTTACTTGGAAGGCTTCGTTATTCCAAAAAATGCGCCGCATTTGAAAGCCACGGAAACCTTTCTTAATTGGCTCATGACCCCAAAACATCTTCAGGGCATTTCCACGAAGGCACTGAACTTTACAGATTTGAAGGGCGATCCAACGCCTTCCACACTGACATCCATCGAACCCACACTGAAACAGGCGACAAGTTTCTATGATCCGCACGGTGGAGTTTACGCCAAGGCCAGTGGGTGGACGTCCTCAGTATACTTCCCAACGAATGAAGAGTTCATTGGCGGCAAGCTCACTCCGCAGCAGTTCATTACGACATTACAGCAATCTACGGTGCAATATCTCAAGGCGCACAACAACTCACCAGAGTAA
- a CDS encoding sugar ABC transporter permease — protein sequence MRNRVLWFATPAIGLYLLVFVIPILASICISLFRWSGYSGALHFVGLTNYAHLISDPQIGASLKNNFALMIVGGAVIFFFSLFFTFTIWRLRHQSFIRALLFFPSVVPPIALAILWAFLYNFQYGLINGILSVFHIHAIDWTSPNLIFVAAVVALIWINVGFYTVILLAGVSKVPQHIIDAAHVDGASNLNVFMRIVIPMIGDVLSVAVALWVVTSVKTFDFLFAFAGAGQVPTQLWTLGIYQYVLSFGTRDLPISNLGYAEAVAVLMVAVVGVGFGLVNLVFRRKQRMEY from the coding sequence ATGAGAAACCGGGTGCTTTGGTTCGCGACGCCCGCCATCGGGCTGTACCTTCTAGTATTTGTAATACCGATCCTTGCAAGTATCTGTATCAGCTTGTTTCGCTGGTCTGGCTATTCGGGCGCACTGCATTTTGTTGGGCTGACCAATTACGCCCATCTCATAAGCGACCCACAGATTGGTGCGTCTCTTAAGAATAACTTCGCATTGATGATCGTTGGAGGAGCGGTAATATTCTTCTTTAGCCTATTCTTTACTTTCACCATCTGGCGTCTCAGACATCAGAGCTTTATCCGTGCACTGCTGTTTTTTCCATCCGTGGTACCACCGATCGCTCTGGCCATCCTGTGGGCGTTTCTCTACAACTTCCAGTATGGCCTTATCAACGGCATTTTGTCGGTATTCCACATTCACGCGATCGATTGGACGTCGCCTAACTTGATCTTTGTAGCTGCCGTGGTGGCGCTCATCTGGATCAACGTAGGATTCTACACCGTGATTTTATTGGCAGGTGTGTCCAAAGTCCCCCAACACATCATCGATGCTGCCCACGTAGATGGAGCCAGCAACTTAAACGTTTTTATGCGGATAGTGATTCCGATGATTGGGGATGTGCTTTCCGTAGCAGTGGCCCTTTGGGTTGTCACCTCAGTAAAGACGTTCGACTTCTTGTTTGCCTTCGCTGGAGCGGGACAGGTCCCGACCCAATTGTGGACTCTGGGAATCTACCAATACGTCCTGTCATTTGGAACCCGGGACCTGCCAATAAGCAATTTGGGCTATGCGGAAGCTGTGGCAGTGCTCATGGTAGCCGTCGTTGGGGTTGGCTTCGGCCTTGTCAATCTTGTCTTCCGACGCAAACAAAGGATGGAATATTAG
- a CDS encoding carbohydrate ABC transporter permease, with translation MSIQHEVNVKAKSSRALLSPGNLLDRAVHILGWIMLVFWLLFTIVTMLWLIASSLKSNQQFFGSPFHLPSPFKPGNYARAWSDSNMSDYFIRSVAVDVLATAASVVISIPAAYVLSRSTLRISRWIVNGFAVGIGIPIQIALVPLYVALSWTHLLDSMTGLGLVYVGMTIPLTVFLLTGFLSTIPTDLEEAARVDGASFLGTLFKIIVPTARNGIATAFIVGIVGLWNEFIVAYTVLTTQTKFTLPVGIYSLYGSLQYTSDWTGLMAAFVITTVPILIAFAVLSRQIISGLTLGVDR, from the coding sequence ATGAGTATCCAACACGAAGTAAACGTCAAAGCAAAAAGTTCGCGTGCACTCTTAAGTCCAGGGAACCTGCTGGATCGAGCTGTGCACATACTAGGTTGGATTATGCTTGTATTCTGGCTCTTGTTTACGATTGTGACTATGCTCTGGCTAATCGCGTCATCCTTGAAAAGCAACCAACAGTTTTTCGGAAGCCCATTTCACCTGCCCTCTCCTTTTAAGCCCGGCAACTATGCACGAGCGTGGTCGGACAGCAATATGAGTGACTATTTCATACGGTCGGTCGCAGTCGATGTGCTGGCCACGGCTGCATCAGTTGTAATTTCGATTCCTGCCGCTTACGTATTGTCACGGAGCACCTTAAGGATAAGCCGGTGGATCGTAAACGGGTTCGCCGTCGGAATTGGTATCCCGATACAGATTGCCTTGGTTCCTTTATATGTGGCACTTTCTTGGACCCATCTACTCGACAGCATGACCGGCCTTGGACTCGTATACGTGGGCATGACAATACCGTTGACCGTGTTCTTGCTGACGGGGTTCTTATCCACCATTCCGACCGATCTTGAAGAGGCAGCTCGGGTCGACGGTGCTTCGTTTTTAGGTACCTTATTCAAGATTATCGTACCCACGGCTCGAAACGGAATAGCTACCGCGTTCATTGTGGGGATCGTGGGCTTGTGGAACGAGTTCATCGTGGCCTATACCGTTCTGACCACGCAAACTAAGTTCACGCTTCCTGTAGGGATCTATTCCTTATATGGCTCCCTACAGTACACGTCCGATTGGACAGGATTGATGGCGGCATTTGTCATTACCACCGTTCCAATACTTATCGCCTTTGCCGTCTTGTCGCGGCAAATTATCAGCGGACTCACCTTGGGAGTCGATCGCTAA
- a CDS encoding SIS domain-containing protein has protein sequence MARDKTLVAYLAQGNAWREALESNRQLQPTDFGGALLIGSGTSYYLAQAVSWIGQQQGLGTSAAPSCEVMLYPDHYLSGISRLVMFSRSARTTEAGKAAEAARARGIPTTLITCNPSTNDFLYKFADEVILSPSGDDGGVVMLRSFTSMLILALAALHPEQRETLLKASYDIDKFAADALTFFRGVISENVPERVVFLGGGPLYGIAREAALKMTEMALTVAESFHPLEYRHGPIATLDPGDVMVLFAQSETWEDEHSLIDEAKSFGAKAISVPGSDLSDSLMLPDSLVSIAMPAALAVVAQGFSLAVAEAKGIECDRPQHLRGVVELPSK, from the coding sequence ATGGCAAGAGACAAGACGCTCGTTGCATATTTGGCACAGGGAAATGCGTGGAGGGAAGCCCTCGAATCCAACCGACAGCTTCAGCCGACAGATTTCGGTGGAGCTTTGTTGATTGGCAGTGGTACTTCGTACTATTTGGCTCAAGCGGTGTCCTGGATTGGACAACAACAGGGGCTGGGAACATCTGCAGCTCCATCATGCGAGGTAATGTTGTATCCTGACCACTACTTGTCGGGAATTTCCCGACTGGTTATGTTCTCCCGTTCGGCTCGCACGACTGAAGCCGGGAAGGCTGCGGAAGCAGCGCGAGCACGTGGCATTCCAACAACTCTCATTACATGCAACCCCAGCACGAATGATTTTCTTTATAAGTTCGCCGATGAGGTCATACTCTCCCCTTCCGGCGATGACGGTGGTGTTGTCATGTTGCGTTCCTTCACCAGCATGCTAATACTAGCTCTCGCGGCCTTACATCCAGAGCAACGTGAAACATTGCTCAAGGCAAGTTATGACATTGATAAATTTGCGGCCGATGCCCTCACCTTCTTCCGCGGAGTGATATCGGAAAACGTCCCTGAACGCGTAGTGTTTCTGGGTGGAGGACCACTGTACGGAATCGCGCGCGAAGCTGCTCTAAAGATGACTGAGATGGCGCTTACCGTGGCGGAATCGTTTCACCCACTGGAATATCGCCATGGGCCCATCGCAACGTTAGACCCTGGTGATGTAATGGTGCTGTTTGCGCAGTCGGAAACATGGGAAGACGAACATTCCCTGATAGACGAAGCTAAAAGCTTTGGCGCCAAAGCGATCTCCGTACCAGGATCTGATCTCAGCGATAGCTTGATGCTTCCTGATTCGTTGGTATCTATCGCTATGCCTGCGGCACTTGCTGTGGTGGCCCAGGGATTTTCCCTCGCTGTCGCCGAAGCTAAGGGAATTGAATGTGATCGTCCACAACACCTACGGGGTGTGGTCGAATTACCAAGTAAGTAA